One Arthrobacter sp. B3I4 genomic window, TTCCGAAGGTCATCCTCACTCATCATGCCGGACATTGCATGGCCGCCCGGCATCTGGGTGGCTTCATTCCAGCTGTCCAGCCAGCTGGTCATCCGCTCGATCTCCGGTCCCTGGGCTGCCTTGATTCGGCCAGCCAAGGCCGTCACCCTTGCGTCGATGCCCTGCTTTTTGAGCATCATTTCGCTCATCTCGACGGCCTGGGCATGGTGTGGAATCATTCCCTGCGCGAACATCGTGTCCGGGGCGTTGTGGTCGGCGGCTGTGGCTGCCGTGCTCGGACCCATGCTGTGGTCCATGCCCGGCATGGTGCTGCCGCCGGGGCTGGCGCAGCCAGCCAGGGTGAGAGCGGCAGCGAAAGCGGTCGCGGAAAGTGTCAGCGCTTTGTTCATGGTGGTTCTGTCCTTTAAAAATCCGGCTCATGCCGGCGTCGACGTGGGTCAGCAGCCGGTTGAGGGCTGCGGGCGCGGGCGGCGCCGAAGCGCGGCCCGACCGCCTCTACGTCCGGCTGATCGACAAATCCCCGGGCGTGGGTGTGACTGGTGAGAATGCTACGGCTGGAGCCAGTTCCGTTGGCGGCGCGATGCGCTGGGCAGGTCGCAGGGCTGAGGCCGGCGGGGGAGCGGTCGGGGAAGCTCCCGGTGGTGCAGGCGTGCAGGACGTGTGCGCGGTGGTCTGGCCGTCGCACTCACCGCCGCAGAAGCACGACGGCGATGCCGGGATGTCGGAGGACTCTTTGTGGACCGCAAAGCCCGGGCCGTAAACAGCCGCATGGGACGACACAGGGTGAACCGCGGCTGAGTGCCCTGAGGCGGTTTGGCTCGGGTCTGCGGCCTTGGCCTGGGCGGCCAGGTGCGAAGGTGACGGGTGGACGGCGTGAGAACCCGCCAGTACATGCATGCCCAGGAAGCCAGCCAGCACGGCGAGGACGGCCGCCAGGAGCGCAGTCCGAAGCAGGGCGGCAGCCATGCCCCGGTTGCCTCGCGTGGCCATGTCCTTCCCCTTCCTGTCCGGTGTGCCGCATTTCAGGCTACCGGGTTCAACGGTGGTGCCGGTCA contains:
- a CDS encoding DUF305 domain-containing protein, yielding MNKALTLSATAFAAALTLAGCASPGGSTMPGMDHSMGPSTAATAADHNAPDTMFAQGMIPHHAQAVEMSEMMLKKQGIDARVTALAGRIKAAQGPEIERMTSWLDSWNEATQMPGGHAMSGMMSEDDLRKLDAATGAEAAKLFLTQMIAHHEGAVEMANTEVRSGNNSEAIKLAKDVAASQADEIKEMKDLLAVL